GTGTTGGCGATCAAGTTCTGCTGCGGTTCGATTCCCGCCCCGTACAGGGTGACCAGCTGGTGGATCATCTCCCGGTCGTCGAGGGCGGCGGGGTGGCGCAGCAGTCGCGACGTGATGTCGTCGCCCGGATTCCGTCGCTTCCGCTGCACCAGCTCGAACAGCGCGTCGGCGAGCATCGCGTTGCCCTTGTCGGCGTTGACGCCCTCGAAGATGGCGGCCATGCCCATCGCCACCTGCTGCCCGATCTCCGGCGGGCAGCCGAGCATCTCGTTGAGCACCGCGAACGTGAGCGGGAACGCGTACTGGCTGATCAGGTCCGCCGCGCCGTCCTGGCAGAAGGCGTTGATCAGCGGGCCCGCGACCTGTTCGGTCGTCGTGTGCAACGCGTACAGGTCGACCTCGCCGAGGCTCGCGACGTTCACCTGGCGGTAGCGCTCGTGTTCGAAGCCCGTGCTGCGCAGGGCATTCGGCCGCCATTCCATCATCGGCAGGATCGGGCAGTCTCCGGGAATGCCCTGCTGCCAGGTCCGTGGGTCCGCCGGGAAGTGCACGGGGTCGTTGAGGATGCGCAACGCCGTGTAATAGCCGATCACCAACGTGGCGGGCACATTCGGCGCCAGTTCCACCGGCACGAGCGAACCGAACCGGCGGCGCATCTCCCGGTAGGCGCGATGCGGGTCGGCGGCGAATTCCTCTGTGTACAGCGGGACCCGGGGTCCGTCGGCGTCGAGCGGTGAACCGTGTTGGACGGGGCAGCCTTTCGGGCTTTCGGAAGTGGCTTGCGGGGACGGTGGCGTGGACAAAAGGCATGACTCCAGAAGGGAAGGCTCTTCGCCGACGCGTGCGGGCAAGCGGGTCGGCTACGCGCCGGTCAGGTGCATGTTTCGCGATGTGCTACGGGATCGTAAGCAGTCGGAACCCGGTGGCGGGTGCGTTTGAGCCGCAGTGGCACAGAGTGATTCACCCGAGTGCCACCGCGTACCGTTCGGCCAGCGCGGCCACGCGATCGGCGGGCCAGGGGCAGCGGATGTCGCCTCGGGTGGCGGCGAAGAAGAGTTCCAGCTGGACGTGCCAGGCGGCCAGCAGTTCCGGCCGTAGCCGAGCCAATTCCTCCGGCAGGGTCTGGGTGAGTTCCACTCGGACGCCCAGGTCGGGATCGGCCTCGAAGGCCCAGCGGACCGTGCCCGCGACGGCGCCGTCGTGCCGCCACTCGTACGCCAACGTTCGAGGCGGCTCGACGTCGACCAGCGCACCCGCCTCGACATGCTGATTGGTCGACCGGACGGGTGGCCGGGCGCCCACGGACGGGGTCTCGTCGCCGACGAGCGAAGTCCACACCGAGTCCATCGGCTGCCACACCAGGTCACGCGCGAACCGCAACACGTAGCCACCGGCGACCTCCTCGCAGTCGCCCGTGTCGAGCCCGAACTCCTCGATATAGCGCTCGATATCGGCAAGCCAAGTCGTGTCCGGCTCGGTGGGGCTGTCGCCGAGCAGGCCCGCGAGTGCCGTCAGGCAACGATCCCACCCGACGGCGGATCGCGCGGCGCCGAGCCGTCCTAGCGGTCCGCCGCCGAGGACGTGGGTGAAGACCAACAGCGTCCCGTCCCCGTCGGGCACGAGTTCGAATCGCAGCACGTCCTCGTTCCACCGGAACATGTAGACCTTGGGCGGGTCGAACTCGAGCACCTCGCCGCGGGAGGTGCTTTCGACCGTCTCGGGTGCGTCGGCGAAGGTGAAGCGCATCGCCGCGCCGGGCCGTGGTTCGGTCGTCACCGCGGCCGGGAACCAGGCGGCCATTTCCGCCGGGTCGCTGATCGCGCGCCACACCTTCGCCGGGGGATGCGCCAGCCTGCGTTCGAACCGCAGGGTCGGGGCGCCGTCGATGGTGCGCAGCTGTGCTCGGGGATCGCTCATGGTTGTCCTTTCTCGTCGGGCATGGCGTCGAGATGACGTTCCAGGGCGTCGAGGCTCGTGTCCCACATCCGCCGGTACGGCGCGAGCCAGGCCTCGATCTCGGCCAGTGGTTCCGGTCGCAACCGGTACCAGCGCCGCTGTGCGTCCTGGCGCACGTCGACCAGACCCGCGCCGCGCAGGACCTTCAGGTGCTTGGACACCGTCGGCTGGGCCAGTCGCAGCTGCGCGACCAGGTCGCCGACCAGTCGCTCCCGCTCGCGCAGCAGGTCCAGGATCTCCCGGCGGCGTGGCTCGGCCAGCGCCTCGAACGTAGATGCCATATTGGCAATATAGCTCATATGGAATATAAAAACATCGTGAAGCCCGCCAGACGTGTTCGCCGGAAGCCGGATCGCGGCGACGGGTTCGGCGAACCCGACAGATCCTGCGGTGATACCGCAATGCTATTGAGTGTTACCGATATCCGGCGCTCTGTTCGGCACCGGCTGTGTCGGTCAGGTGTTTTCGGCGAACTGGGGCGTAATCGAAACATCTAGTACGTTCTCCGGGATAACGAGAAGCAGTTCTCGGGTGAGGCCGGCCAGCAGCGCCGGTTCCGATCCCGGCCGCTCGGCGACATCGGGCGGGTAGGTGGAGGTGTCCATGCTTGTTGACCGCGCCGTCGTCACTTGGCGGGGAGACAAGAGTCAGCCGACCCGAGGCCGCGCCCCTGTCGTCGCGGCCGGCGGTCGGCGATTCCGCAGAATACGAAACGTCCTCGGCTGTGCGGCGCTTGCCGTAGCGCTGGTGGCCGGGTGTACAACCGACCGCAGCGAGGACTCGGCATCGAGCGAACCGAGCATCACCGAGGCCGCGGCGCGCACCGACCAGAAGGGCCTGTCCCTCATCCTGCCGGGCACCTTGGCCGCGAGCTATGCCGAGCTCGCGGCGGGCGTGCGGGGGAAGCTCGGCATGGCCATCATGCCGGTCGGCGGCGAGCAGGCGATCACCTTCGGTGAATGGACCAGCGGTCCGGCCTGGTCGACGATGAAGGTGCCGCTCACCATCGCCGCGCTGCGGCGCAGTCCGGGCAGCTCGAGCTACGCCGCGTCGGCCGCGATCACGCAGTCCGACAACGCCGCCGCCGACGTGCTCTGGCAGTCGCTCGGCACGCCGCAGGAGGCGGCGCAGGCCGTCCAGGCGGTCCTGCGCGAAGGCGGGGACAACAAGACCGTCGTGCCCGCCACCCGCACCCGTTCCGAGCACTCGGCCTTCGGGCAGGCGGAGTGGTCGCTGACGGATCAGGTGCGGTTCGCCTCGCGGTTGCCCTGCCTGCCGCAGACCGATCGCGTGACCTCGCTGATGGAACAGGTCATCGCCAGCCAGCGCTGGGGTCTCGGCGAGCTCGGCGGCGCCGAATTCAAGGGCGGCTGGGGCCCGGACGTCTCGGGCAACTACCTGGTGCGGCAGTTCGGGGTCATCGACGTCCCCTCGGGGCAGATCGCGATCGCGATCGCCGTGCAGCCGGAGTCGGGATCGTTCAGCGACGGCATGAACGTCCTGGACAAACTCGCCACGGTCGTCTCGGAGCATCTCGACGAACTGTCCGGGGGACGCTGCCCGGCCGCATGAGGTCATCTGTCCAGGTCGGTGTTACACGCCGTTCACGGGGGCGGGGCTGCCGAGATCGGACATGAAGGGCAAGATAGCGGCCATGCGCATCGGAGTTCTGACCGGAGGCGGAGACTGCCCAGGACTGAACGCGGTCATCCGCGCTGTCGTTCGGACCGCGAACGGCCGTTACGGAGACGCGATCGTCGGTTTCGAGGACGGCTGGCGCGGCCTATTGGAGGATCGGAAGATCCAGATCCGCAACGACGACCGCACCGACCGCATCCTCACCAAGGGCGGCACCATCCTCGGCACCGCCCGCACCAACCCCGACGTGCTGCGCGCCGGCCTGGGCCGGATCAAGCAGACCCTGGACGACAACGGCATCGAAGCGCTGATCCCGATCGGCGGCGAGGGCACCCTCACCGCCGCGAGCTGGCTGTCCGACGAGGGCGTGCCGGTGGTCGGCGTCCCGAAGACCATCGACAACGACATCGATTGCACCGACGTCACTTTCGGCCACGACACGGCGCTGAGCATCGCCACCGAGGCGATCGACCGGCTGCACACCACCGCCGAATCGCACCAGCGCGTCATGCTCATCGAGGTGATGGGCCGCCACGCGGGCTGGATCGCGATCAGCGCGGGCATGGCGGCCGGCGCGCACCTGACCCTGGTGCCGGAGGTCCCGTTCGAGGTCGACGAGGTGTGCGCCATGATCAAGCGGCGGTTCCAGCGCGGTGACAAGCACTTCATCTGCGTCGTCGCCGAGGGCTCGCACCCTGCGCCGGACTCCGGGTTCACCTTGCGCGAGGGCGGTATCGACGAGTTCGGCCACGAGCGCTTCACCGGCGTCGCGCAGCAGCTCGGCGTGGAGATCGAGCGGCGCATCGGCAAGGAAGTCCGCACCACCGTGCTCGGTCACGTGCAGCGCGGCGGCAGCCCCACGCCCTACGACCGGGTGCTGGCCACTCGCTTCGGCCTGCACGCGGCCGAGGCCGTGCACGCGGGCAAGTTCGGCCAGATGGTCGCCTTGCACGGCACCTCCATCGACCTGGTTCCGCTGTCGGAGGCCACCAAACAGCTCAAGCGCGTGCCGACGGAGCGCTATCGCGAGGCGGAGGCGTTCTTCGGGTAGGAACGCGCACAGGTCGACGCGCTCTTCGGCGCAGACCGGATCGATGACGCGTGAACGGAGGCGCACCGGCGACCGAAACCGCTTCGGTTCGTCCCGTACCGGCGCGGCGGCTACCCTGGCCGGTATGGCCGAGATCCACGTGAACGATCTGCCGAAAGCCACCGTCGATGTATTGCACCGGCGGGCGCGCGCGGCGGGGCTGCCGTTGCCGGACTACATCGGGCGTGAGCTGATCGCGCTGGCGCGGCGGCGTACACCGGACGACACGGTCGTGGAATTCCTGGAATCCGAAGGACGCGACCTGGCACCGGATATCGATGACGACGCCGTGGCGCTCGTGCAAAGCTACGGCCTGCCCATCGATGCGCTCGGCGTCCTCGGCCGCCGCGCTCGCTCCGCCGGACTTCCGCTGGGGCAGTACGTGCGTCGCGAGCTGAACCGAACCGCTCGGCAGACCACCGTCGAGGACGCCCTGCTGGAGTTCCAGGAGGTGCGGGAACAGAACCCCGGCCTGCAGCTCGACATGGCGGAAATCGCCGCTGCGGTGCGGTACGCGCGCGGCGAATAGCGGGGGCCGGTGCGCGCGGTCGGTACTGTGAGTCGCATGCGCAGTGGGCGACTGATCGCGTTGGCCCTGTTCGTGATCGCGGCGTTGGTCGCCGGGTGTTCGGAGTCGAATCCGCCCGATCCGACCATCGGCGATTGGCACGGCGCCATCGAGGTCCCCGGTCAACCGGTGCAGGTGGGCGTGACCTTCCGCGACGACGGCACAGCCACCATCGACATCCCCTCGCAAGGGGTGACGGGCACGCAACTGAAGGATGTCAGCTCCGACCGCGACGGCGTGTCGTTCGCGATCCCCGACATCCCGGGCGACCCGGTGTTCCACGGCGAATACGAGTCCGGAAGCGACCGGATCACCGGCGATTTCACCCAGTCGGGCCAGAGCTTCCGGCTGACGCTGAGCCGAGGCAAGGTCGAACCCCCCGCCCGTCCGCAGGAACCGAAGCCGCCGTTCCCGTACCAGACCGAGGACGTCACCTACCGCAGCGGCGACGTCACCATCGCGGGCACCCTGACCGAGCCGCAGGGCGCGGGCCCGTTCCCCGCCATCCTCATGATCACCGGAAGCGGACCGCAGGACCGCGACGAGGACCTCATGGGGCACAAGCCGTTCCTGCTGCTGGCCGACACCTTCACCCGCGCGGGCTACGCCGTGCTGCGCACCGACGATCGCGGCGTCGGCGGCACCGGCGGCAAGCTGGACGACGCGAGCTACACGGACCTGGCCGAGGACGCCGCCGCGGGCGTCCGCTTCCTGCGCGACCGCGCCGACATCGACCCGGCCCGAGTCGGGCTCTTCGGTCACAGCGAGGGCGGCTACCTCGCGCCGCTGGTCGCCGCGCGCCCGGACAGTGGCGTCGCGTTCGCCGTCCTGATGGCCGGACCCGGCGTTCCCGGCACGGACGTGCTGATCGAGCAGACCCGCCTGCTCGCCGCCGCCAACGGCGCACCACCCGACCAGATCGAGGCCCAGGTGCGCGACACCACCGAACTGGCCACTCTGCTGAAGGCGGGTGACCTGCAAGGCGCGAAACAGCTGGCCGTGCGGCAGAACCAGTCCCGGCCCGCCGACCAGCGCGTGCCGGACGATCAGGCGGCCGCGCCGATCACGCCGTATCTGGCGGCCCTGGTCGCCTACGATCCGGCGCCCGCCCTCTCGGCCCTGCGCGTCCCGGTGCTCGCGTTCTTCGGCGGCAAGGATCTCCAGGTGCCCCCGGCGCAGAGCGAGCAGCCGATGCGCGACCTCCTCGCCGCCGACCCCGACGCGACCGTCCACGTCTTCCCCGGCCTCAACCATCTGATGCAACCCACCGAGACCGGCCGTCCCAGCGAGTACAGCACCATCGAGACGACCATCGCGCCCGAGGTCCTCGACTACGTCACCGGGTGGCTGCGGCAGCGGGTCCCGTCGAAGTAGCGCCGCGCGACGCGAGAGCCGCTGCGCTGCGACGGGAGCGTTTACCTAAACTGATGGCCATGAGCGCACCCACGGTCGACCTGATGGATTACTCGGATGTCATCGCCCGGTTCGAGCCGGTGCTCGGCATGGAGGTCCACGTCGAGCTGAACACCGCGACCAAGATGTTCTGCGGTTGCCCGACCGAGTTCGGCGCCGAGCCGAATACCCAGGTCTGCCCGGTGTGCCTCGGTCTGCCCGGTTCGCTCCCGGTGGTCAACCAGAAGGCCGTCGAGTCCGCGATCCGGATCGGTCTGGCGCTGAACTGCTCGATCACCCCGTGGGGCCGGTTCGCGCGTAAGAACTACTTCTACCCCGATCAGCCGAAGAACTACCAGATCAGCCAGTACGACGAGCCGATCGCCACGAACGGGCACCTGGACGTGGTGCTCGACGACGGCAGCACCTTCCGCGTCGACATCGAGCGCGCGCACATGGAAGAGGACACCGGCAAGTCGGTGCACATCGGCGGCGCGACCGGCCGCATCCACGGCGCCAGCCACTCGTTGCTGGACTACAACCGGGCGGGTGTGCCGCTGATCGAGATCGTCACCAAGCCGATCACCGGCGCGGGGGAGCGTGCGCCGGAGGTGGCGCGGGCCTACGTGACGGCGTTGCGAGATCTGCTGAAGTCGCTCGGGGTCTCCGACGTGAAGATGGAGCAGGGCTCGCTGCGCTGTGACGCGAATGTCTCGCTGATGCCCATCGGCGCAACGGAATTCGGCACCCGCACGGAGACCAAGAACGTCAACTCGCTGCGCAGCGTCGAGGTCGCGGTGCGCTTCGAGATGCGCAGGCAGGCCGCGGTGCTCGCGGGCGGCGGCACGATCGTGCAGGAGACCAGGCACTTCCACGAGACCGACGGAACCACCTCGCCCGGCCGCCGCAAGGAGACCGCCGAGGACTACCGCTACTTCCCCGAGCCGGATCTCGAGCCCGTCGCGCCCGACGCGGACTGGGTGGAGCAGCTGCGCGACACCATCCCGGAGTACCCGTGGCTGCGCCGGGCGCGCATCCAGTCCGACTGGGGCCTGTCCGACGAGGTGATGCGCGACCTGGTCAACGCGGGTGCGCTGGACCTGATCATCGCCACCGTCGACGCGGGCGCCCCAGCCAACGAGGCGCGCTCCTGGTGGGTCGCCTACCTCACCGAGAAGGCCAAGGAGCGCGAAGTCGCGCTGGACGAGCTGCCGATCACCCCGGCCCAGGTCGCCGAGGTGATCAAGCTGGTCGACGCGAAGACGATCAACAACAAGGTGGCCAAGCAGGTCGTCGACCATGTGCTGGAAGGCGAAGGCGATCCGGCGCAGATCGTCGAGGCCAAGGGGCTCGGCATGGTCAGCGACGACAGCGCCCTGCAGGCGGAGGTGGAGAAGGCGCTGGCCGCCAACCCCGATATCGCCGACAAGATCCGTTCCGGCAAGGTGCAGGCGGCGGGCAAGATCGTCGGCGACGTCATGAAGGCGACCCGCGGCCAGGCCGACGCGGCCCGTGTCCGGGAACTCGTCCTCGCCGCGTGCGGCTGAGCAGTCAGCGAGGGCGGTCGAGCGCGACCGAGTCGTAGGTCGTGTCCGGGGTCGGCGGCGTGGTGTAGCGGGCGTTCGGGAGATAGAGACGGTCTCCGAACATCGCGACCGTCGTCGGCACGTCGAAGCGCGGGTCGGTGACGCGCCGTTCGACGGTCCCCGTCGTGCCGGAGGGATCGAGCGAGACCACGGCGATCGCGTTGGACCGGTTCTGGACGACGAACAATGTGCCGCCACGCAAGAGCAGCCCGTCGCCGCCGGGCAGCGTCTCGCCGCCCAGATCGACCTGTCGCGTCACGCCCGTCGCCGGCTCGACGCGGAACAACCGGCCGGTCACCGACTGCATGACGATCAACCCGTCGCCGTCGGGCGTGCGCACGATTCCGTTGGCGTTGATCGCGCCGGGTTCGTAGCGGATGTCGCCGGTCAGTGGTCGCCGCACCACCGCGGGAGGCGGCGGCAGCGCGTCGTCGTCGCCGACGGGCAGGTGGTAGAGCACCGGCGCTCGCGAGTCGGTGAACCACGCGCCCGTCGGGGTGAGCACCACGTCGTTGACGAACGTGTCCGGAGGCGTACCGAGCCGGTAGCTCGCCAGCACCGCGCCCGTGTCGGCGTCCACGACGCGGGCGTCGCCTCCGGTGCCACCGGCGACGAACAGCCTGCCCCGGTGGTCGATCTGGAGGCCCAGCGCCGGCGTACCCGGCCCGGGGCTCAGGATGTCGCCTCGTCCGGTTATCAGGTCGGCGCGGTAGATGGAGCCGTCGGCCCGTGAGCCGAAGTAGGCCACCGGTCGCGATCCGATCGCGATGCCCTCCGGCTGGAATCCGGCGGGCAGGCCGATCGTGGTGCGCGGGTCCGGACGGTGTGCCGTCGTCCGCTCCGCGGATACCAGCGCCGTAGCGCCGAGACAGGCGAGCGCGGCCGAGAGCACGAGGACTCTCTTCATCTGGTCGTTTCCTTTGTCGTCATCGCCGGGCCCACCGGCAGGAGTGCCTGATGCCGATCGTCGCACGCGGAAGCCATGGGCGGCTGATGCCCGCGCTCAGTAACCGACGGTGAAATGCCTGCTCTCGCCTGGGCTTTCGAGTTCGTCGAGGACGGCGACGGCGAGATCCTCGGCAGAGATTCGGGACGAGCCGTCGGCGCTGATGATCAGTGTGGTGGCGCCGCGCCGGTACTTTCCGGTCCGCTGTCCGGGCTCGAGCAGGGCGGGCGGGCTGAGATAGACCCAGGTGGCCGGATGCGCCCGGCAGGACTCCCACTGCGCGACGCTGGCGGCGGCGATGGGGCGAACCGCCTCCGGGACGTACTCCGGACTGTCGAGGACAAGCCGATCGGAGTGCTCCGAAGCCTGGAGAGGGGCGGCGCCGCCGACGACGAGGATGCGTGACCGAGTGGTCTGGGCCGCGTCGAGCAGGGCCGTCGTCGTCGCCGTGACGGTGTGTTCCTGCCCGGGGCCCGGACGCGTCGCCGCCACGATCGCGTCGACGCCGTCGAACAGTTCGCTCATCCGGTCGGCGTCGTTCGCGTCGCCTTCGACGGCGGAGATCCCGGG
Above is a genomic segment from Nocardia sputorum containing:
- a CDS encoding NAD(P)-dependent oxidoreductase translates to MKIAVVGANGMVGSRVIAEAVRRGHEIVAVFRRRPPTPLPPGISAVEGDANDADRMSELFDGVDAIVAATRPGPGQEHTVTATTTALLDAAQTTRSRILVVGGAAPLQASEHSDRLVLDSPEYVPEAVRPIAAASVAQWESCRAHPATWVYLSPPALLEPGQRTGKYRRGATTLIISADGSSRISAEDLAVAVLDELESPGESRHFTVGY
- a CDS encoding cytochrome P450, which translates into the protein MSTPPSPQATSESPKGCPVQHGSPLDADGPRVPLYTEEFAADPHRAYREMRRRFGSLVPVELAPNVPATLVIGYYTALRILNDPVHFPADPRTWQQGIPGDCPILPMMEWRPNALRSTGFEHERYRQVNVASLGEVDLYALHTTTEQVAGPLINAFCQDGAADLISQYAFPLTFAVLNEMLGCPPEIGQQVAMGMAAIFEGVNADKGNAMLADALFELVQRKRRNPGDDITSRLLRHPAALDDREMIHQLVTLYGAGIEPQQNLIANTLRLMLTDRRYAGGIFGGSLSTRDALDEVLFDDPPGANYCFSYPKQPILIDDVWLPAHQPVVISMAGCNHDPAINTGEHTDNRAHLAWGAGPHACPARSMAYLIAQDAIDQLLDALPEIQLAVPVEELMWRPGPFHRALVSLPVVFPETPPLPAFG
- a CDS encoding ArsR/SmtB family transcription factor, whose product is MASTFEALAEPRRREILDLLRERERLVGDLVAQLRLAQPTVSKHLKVLRGAGLVDVRQDAQRRWYRLRPEPLAEIEAWLAPYRRMWDTSLDALERHLDAMPDEKGQP
- a CDS encoding alpha/beta hydrolase family protein; amino-acid sequence: MRSGRLIALALFVIAALVAGCSESNPPDPTIGDWHGAIEVPGQPVQVGVTFRDDGTATIDIPSQGVTGTQLKDVSSDRDGVSFAIPDIPGDPVFHGEYESGSDRITGDFTQSGQSFRLTLSRGKVEPPARPQEPKPPFPYQTEDVTYRSGDVTIAGTLTEPQGAGPFPAILMITGSGPQDRDEDLMGHKPFLLLADTFTRAGYAVLRTDDRGVGGTGGKLDDASYTDLAEDAAAGVRFLRDRADIDPARVGLFGHSEGGYLAPLVAARPDSGVAFAVLMAGPGVPGTDVLIEQTRLLAAANGAPPDQIEAQVRDTTELATLLKAGDLQGAKQLAVRQNQSRPADQRVPDDQAAAPITPYLAALVAYDPAPALSALRVPVLAFFGGKDLQVPPAQSEQPMRDLLAADPDATVHVFPGLNHLMQPTETGRPSEYSTIETTIAPEVLDYVTGWLRQRVPSK
- the gatB gene encoding Asp-tRNA(Asn)/Glu-tRNA(Gln) amidotransferase subunit GatB → MSAPTVDLMDYSDVIARFEPVLGMEVHVELNTATKMFCGCPTEFGAEPNTQVCPVCLGLPGSLPVVNQKAVESAIRIGLALNCSITPWGRFARKNYFYPDQPKNYQISQYDEPIATNGHLDVVLDDGSTFRVDIERAHMEEDTGKSVHIGGATGRIHGASHSLLDYNRAGVPLIEIVTKPITGAGERAPEVARAYVTALRDLLKSLGVSDVKMEQGSLRCDANVSLMPIGATEFGTRTETKNVNSLRSVEVAVRFEMRRQAAVLAGGGTIVQETRHFHETDGTTSPGRRKETAEDYRYFPEPDLEPVAPDADWVEQLRDTIPEYPWLRRARIQSDWGLSDEVMRDLVNAGALDLIIATVDAGAPANEARSWWVAYLTEKAKEREVALDELPITPAQVAEVIKLVDAKTINNKVAKQVVDHVLEGEGDPAQIVEAKGLGMVSDDSALQAEVEKALAANPDIADKIRSGKVQAAGKIVGDVMKATRGQADAARVRELVLAACG
- a CDS encoding serine hydrolase, which translates into the protein MAGCTTDRSEDSASSEPSITEAAARTDQKGLSLILPGTLAASYAELAAGVRGKLGMAIMPVGGEQAITFGEWTSGPAWSTMKVPLTIAALRRSPGSSSYAASAAITQSDNAAADVLWQSLGTPQEAAQAVQAVLREGGDNKTVVPATRTRSEHSAFGQAEWSLTDQVRFASRLPCLPQTDRVTSLMEQVIASQRWGLGELGGAEFKGGWGPDVSGNYLVRQFGVIDVPSGQIAIAIAVQPESGSFSDGMNVLDKLATVVSEHLDELSGGRCPAA
- a CDS encoding ATP-dependent 6-phosphofructokinase translates to MRIGVLTGGGDCPGLNAVIRAVVRTANGRYGDAIVGFEDGWRGLLEDRKIQIRNDDRTDRILTKGGTILGTARTNPDVLRAGLGRIKQTLDDNGIEALIPIGGEGTLTAASWLSDEGVPVVGVPKTIDNDIDCTDVTFGHDTALSIATEAIDRLHTTAESHQRVMLIEVMGRHAGWIAISAGMAAGAHLTLVPEVPFEVDEVCAMIKRRFQRGDKHFICVVAEGSHPAPDSGFTLREGGIDEFGHERFTGVAQQLGVEIERRIGKEVRTTVLGHVQRGGSPTPYDRVLATRFGLHAAEAVHAGKFGQMVALHGTSIDLVPLSEATKQLKRVPTERYREAEAFFG
- a CDS encoding superoxide dismutase, whose translation is MKRVLVLSAALACLGATALVSAERTTAHRPDPRTTIGLPAGFQPEGIAIGSRPVAYFGSRADGSIYRADLITGRGDILSPGPGTPALGLQIDHRGRLFVAGGTGGDARVVDADTGAVLASYRLGTPPDTFVNDVVLTPTGAWFTDSRAPVLYHLPVGDDDALPPPPAVVRRPLTGDIRYEPGAINANGIVRTPDGDGLIVMQSVTGRLFRVEPATGVTRQVDLGGETLPGGDGLLLRGGTLFVVQNRSNAIAVVSLDPSGTTGTVERRVTDPRFDVPTTVAMFGDRLYLPNARYTTPPTPDTTYDSVALDRPR
- a CDS encoding SRPBCC family protein, producing MSDPRAQLRTIDGAPTLRFERRLAHPPAKVWRAISDPAEMAAWFPAAVTTEPRPGAAMRFTFADAPETVESTSRGEVLEFDPPKVYMFRWNEDVLRFELVPDGDGTLLVFTHVLGGGPLGRLGAARSAVGWDRCLTALAGLLGDSPTEPDTTWLADIERYIEEFGLDTGDCEEVAGGYVLRFARDLVWQPMDSVWTSLVGDETPSVGARPPVRSTNQHVEAGALVDVEPPRTLAYEWRHDGAVAGTVRWAFEADPDLGVRVELTQTLPEELARLRPELLAAWHVQLELFFAATRGDIRCPWPADRVAALAERYAVALG